One Vicinamibacterales bacterium DNA window includes the following coding sequences:
- a CDS encoding ABC transporter permease, with protein sequence MGTLIQDLRYGVRQLVRQRGSSLVAILTLALGIGVSTAIVSLIDATMLRPLPYPDPEQLVTVAVEEQRGGGRWAQPTPSMADMRAWQQATDVLSHVAGAGSSFYGRIADGPEPERLRVAHFTEEYLPMHGVTPLIGRNFSRADSEYGATPVALLGYGYWQRRFGGRADVVGQTIRLDDSVVTIVGVLPQRFNAATPVSTPLQIDPTMFARRGTGRVSVYARLRPGVTLERARAVLSSRTLPGAPGRDGAAPAARASVSSRLDDAIAQYRTTVNVLAGAVGLILLIACVNVAGLLLARGAARRSELALRMSLGAGRGRLMRQLLTEAVVLAIPAGALGVLLAWVSLDALVANIPLTLPANSPVRLNLEVLALTAALLVPTTLVFGLAPALTLSRLRGGATLGRGTRQVGASLSNRGGQLLIGAEVALAVVLVAGAGLMIRSFTRILAVDLGFKVDGLVTMDVLPLERTPAAHTEYYLQLLPRLRTLPGVESVGLVDNFPLGGRTSFSDLTVEGQSRFLSMFEMLPGYLDTLGATLRHGRLLTDADYASRFRGVVLNESAARALFPDGGAVGRTVLRLGSAEPWTVIGVVADLRHGGPLARREREQERLQAFFPYVPTESDLTAATTIVVRTSSSVPALADQLRRTAAAIGPRVLVERIRAADDLLADRVITPRRRMVLLGLLGALGLTLALVGVFGMTGYAVTRRTAEIGVRMAFGARPEQVVATILRDAALPIAGGIAAGLAATLLATRTIESFLFQTTRNDPATLALVAVALGAAGCLAALVPAMRAAHVDPAIALRTE encoded by the coding sequence GTGGGCACGCTCATTCAGGACCTTCGCTACGGCGTCCGGCAGCTGGTTCGGCAGCGCGGGTCGTCCCTCGTCGCGATCCTCACGCTGGCGCTGGGGATCGGCGTCTCGACCGCCATCGTCTCGCTGATCGACGCCACGATGCTGCGCCCGCTGCCGTATCCGGATCCGGAGCAGCTCGTCACCGTCGCGGTCGAAGAGCAGCGGGGCGGCGGACGCTGGGCGCAACCTACGCCGTCGATGGCGGACATGCGCGCGTGGCAGCAGGCGACCGACGTGCTGTCGCACGTCGCCGGCGCAGGCAGCTCGTTCTACGGCCGCATCGCGGACGGCCCCGAGCCCGAGCGCCTGCGCGTGGCGCACTTCACCGAAGAGTACCTGCCGATGCACGGCGTGACGCCGCTGATCGGCCGCAATTTCAGCCGTGCCGATTCCGAGTACGGCGCGACGCCGGTCGCGCTGCTCGGGTACGGGTACTGGCAGCGGCGGTTCGGCGGCCGCGCCGACGTCGTCGGACAGACGATCCGTCTCGACGACAGCGTCGTCACCATCGTCGGCGTGCTGCCGCAGCGGTTCAACGCGGCCACGCCGGTGTCCACGCCGCTGCAGATCGATCCGACGATGTTCGCGCGGCGGGGAACCGGCCGCGTCTCCGTGTACGCGCGGCTGCGTCCCGGCGTCACCCTGGAGCGGGCGAGAGCCGTCCTCTCCTCGCGCACGCTCCCCGGCGCCCCGGGCAGGGACGGCGCCGCGCCGGCCGCGCGCGCCAGCGTGAGCTCGCGGCTGGACGACGCGATCGCGCAATATCGCACCACCGTCAACGTGCTGGCGGGCGCTGTCGGGCTGATCCTGCTCATCGCCTGCGTCAATGTCGCGGGGCTGCTGCTCGCGCGCGGTGCCGCACGGCGTTCCGAGCTCGCCCTCCGCATGTCGCTGGGCGCCGGGCGGGGGCGGCTGATGCGCCAGCTCCTGACCGAAGCCGTCGTGCTGGCGATCCCCGCCGGCGCGCTCGGCGTGCTGCTCGCCTGGGTTTCGCTCGACGCGCTCGTGGCCAACATCCCGCTGACGCTGCCGGCGAACTCTCCCGTCAGGCTGAATCTCGAGGTTCTCGCGCTGACCGCCGCGCTCCTCGTGCCGACGACGCTGGTGTTCGGACTGGCGCCGGCGCTGACGCTGTCACGGCTGCGAGGCGGCGCGACGCTGGGCCGGGGCACCCGCCAGGTCGGCGCGTCGTTGTCCAATCGCGGAGGACAGTTGCTGATCGGCGCCGAGGTGGCGCTGGCAGTGGTCCTGGTCGCGGGCGCCGGACTCATGATTCGCAGCTTCACGCGCATCCTCGCCGTCGATCTCGGCTTCAAGGTAGACGGCCTGGTCACGATGGACGTGCTGCCGCTCGAGCGAACGCCGGCCGCCCATACGGAGTACTACCTGCAGCTGCTGCCGCGGCTGCGCACCTTGCCCGGTGTCGAATCCGTGGGACTCGTCGACAACTTCCCGCTCGGTGGAAGGACGTCGTTCAGCGACCTGACGGTGGAAGGACAGTCCCGGTTCCTGTCCATGTTCGAGATGCTGCCGGGATATCTCGACACGCTGGGCGCGACGCTGCGGCACGGGCGGCTCCTCACCGACGCCGATTACGCCTCGCGGTTCCGCGGCGTCGTCCTCAACGAGTCCGCGGCGCGCGCCCTCTTTCCCGATGGGGGAGCGGTCGGCCGAACCGTGCTCAGGCTCGGGTCGGCCGAACCGTGGACGGTGATTGGTGTCGTCGCCGACCTGCGGCATGGGGGTCCGCTGGCGCGCCGCGAGCGGGAACAGGAACGGCTGCAGGCGTTCTTTCCGTACGTGCCGACGGAATCGGATCTCACGGCCGCCACCACCATCGTCGTGCGGACCTCGAGCAGCGTTCCTGCGCTGGCGGATCAACTGCGCCGCACCGCGGCGGCCATCGGGCCGCGCGTGCTGGTGGAACGGATCCGCGCCGCCGACGATCTGCTCGCCGACCGCGTGATCACGCCGCGGCGGCGAATGGTGCTCCTCGGGCTGCTCGGCGCGCTCGGACTGACCCTGGCGCTGGTGGGCGTGTTCGGGATGACCGGGTACGCGGTGACGCGGCGCACCGCCGAGATCGGCGTCCGCATGGCATTCGGGGCGCGGCCGGAACAGGTCGTCGCGACGATTCTGCGCGATGCCGCGCTGCCGATCGCCGGCGGCATCGCCGCCGGCCTCGCCGCGACGCTGCTGGCCACGCGCACGATCGAGAGCTTCCTGTTCCAGACGACGCGCAACGACCCGGCGACGCTGGCGCTGGTCGCGGTGGCGCTCGGCGCCGCCGGCTGCCTCGCCGCGCTGGTTCCGGCGATGCGGGCGGCGCACGTGGATCCGGCGATCGCGCTGCGGACCGAATAG
- a CDS encoding DinB family protein yields MYTAAALLDIHARAQESFRRLIGFCGCLTEGELHRTVPGFGMPTVLEQLEHTIGAEVYWQTVVTRGYTEEATLPPLPDLGAMEAFRAQTAAATRAYLQAADEAELNSAREMISDPGRTRVLRPADVILRIVTHIFNHQGQVLAMCRTMGKPNQSEDVDYPIG; encoded by the coding sequence ATGTACACCGCCGCGGCACTCCTCGACATTCATGCGCGCGCGCAGGAAAGCTTCCGCCGCCTCATCGGATTCTGCGGCTGCCTCACCGAAGGGGAACTGCACCGGACGGTTCCAGGGTTCGGCATGCCGACCGTGCTCGAGCAATTGGAGCACACGATCGGCGCCGAGGTGTACTGGCAGACGGTGGTTACGAGGGGCTACACCGAGGAGGCCACGCTGCCGCCGCTGCCGGATCTCGGGGCGATGGAAGCGTTCCGGGCGCAGACCGCCGCCGCCACGCGGGCGTATCTGCAGGCAGCGGACGAGGCGGAACTGAACTCGGCGCGCGAGATGATCAGCGATCCCGGGCGGACACGGGTTCTTCGACCGGCGGATGTCATCCTCCGCATCGTGACCCACATCTTCAACCACCAGGGACAGGTGCTGGCGATGTGCCGCACGATGGGCAAACCGAACCAGTCCGAGGACGTGGACTATCCGATCGGCTAG
- a CDS encoding ATP-binding protein yields the protein MAPNPFSALFGTGGRRAVESIVPRRTFDDVILPPATRRALDTALAQVTQHDLIFNRWGLGERHPAGLALAFNFAGPPGTGKTICAEAIAHALGRRLLLVRYAELESLWAGETPKNVAAVFRRAREEHAVLLFDEADALATRRSTSVHHGFERESNTTISVLLQELERYDGVVIFATNLAANFDPAFERRIRTHVLFEMPGVAEREQIWRVQLHPLRTPLAADVDFAALAQRYEVSGGDIRNAVLKAALAAAAEPGPDAAKRIHQRHFEAGIEDVVASRRVMRQSLFAPETAASDAEALAREAGAHLARLVTYAFAAGAAALILALAALIVALFR from the coding sequence GTGGCGCCGAATCCCTTCTCAGCCCTCTTCGGCACGGGCGGACGCCGCGCGGTCGAGTCGATCGTGCCGCGGCGGACGTTCGACGACGTGATCCTGCCGCCGGCAACGCGGCGGGCGCTGGACACGGCGCTCGCGCAAGTGACGCAGCACGATCTCATCTTCAACCGCTGGGGGCTCGGCGAGCGCCATCCCGCCGGCCTGGCGCTGGCGTTCAACTTCGCCGGACCGCCGGGCACCGGCAAGACCATCTGCGCGGAGGCGATTGCGCACGCGCTGGGCCGCCGGCTGCTGCTCGTGCGCTACGCCGAGCTCGAATCGCTGTGGGCGGGGGAGACGCCGAAGAACGTCGCCGCGGTGTTCCGCCGCGCCCGCGAGGAGCACGCCGTGCTCCTCTTCGACGAGGCAGACGCGCTGGCCACGCGCCGCTCGACGTCCGTCCACCACGGCTTCGAGCGCGAGTCCAACACGACCATCAGCGTGCTGCTCCAGGAGCTCGAGCGCTACGACGGCGTGGTGATCTTCGCCACCAATCTCGCCGCCAACTTCGATCCGGCATTCGAGCGGCGGATCCGGACGCACGTGCTGTTCGAGATGCCCGGGGTCGCCGAGCGCGAGCAGATCTGGCGCGTGCAGCTCCACCCCCTGCGCACGCCGCTTGCGGCCGACGTCGACTTCGCGGCGCTGGCGCAGCGCTACGAGGTGAGCGGCGGCGACATTCGCAACGCGGTCCTCAAGGCCGCGCTTGCCGCCGCCGCCGAGCCCGGCCCTGACGCCGCCAAGCGGATCCATCAGCGCCACTTCGAAGCCGGCATCGAGGACGTGGTCGCGTCGCGGCGCGTGATGCGGCAATCGTTGTTCGCGCCGGAGACGGCGGCGAGCGACGCGGAGGCGCTCGCCCGCGAGGCCGGGGCGCACCTCGCGCGTCTCGTCACCTACGCGTTCGCTGCCGGGGCCGCGGCGCTGATCCTCGCGCTCGCCGCCCTGATCGTCGCGCTGTTCAGGTAG
- a CDS encoding glycerophosphodiester phosphodiesterase family protein: MRLSWLVLALLAGLAGGAVQSNPRWLVAHRGASAYAPENTVPAFRLAADQGATFVEFDLQLTKDRQIVCLHDESLERTTDVEEVFPDRFRTVSLANGQTAKRWMLADFTLAEIRKLDAGSWFDPKFKGTRIPTFAETIDALRGRSGLFIELKLPEKYAGIEKGILDELKAKGLDRPGADPKTPVLLQSFTASSLQVLASLGTKLPVHFLIAARDAARWLTPEGLASVKAFATGLSPEKTIVRDHPEGIAAARQLGMLITPYTFRASAVAGFPDVRAEMAHYLDVLRVDGVITDNPDQMPRRASSPGGR, translated from the coding sequence ATGCGACTGTCCTGGTTAGTCCTCGCGCTGCTCGCCGGTCTCGCCGGCGGAGCCGTCCAGTCCAATCCGCGATGGCTCGTCGCGCATCGGGGTGCCTCCGCGTACGCGCCCGAGAACACCGTTCCCGCCTTCCGTCTCGCCGCGGACCAGGGGGCGACGTTCGTCGAGTTCGACCTGCAGCTGACCAAAGACCGGCAGATCGTCTGCCTGCACGACGAGTCGCTCGAGCGGACGACGGATGTGGAAGAGGTCTTTCCCGATCGGTTCCGCACCGTCAGCCTGGCGAACGGCCAGACGGCGAAGCGCTGGATGCTCGCCGATTTCACGCTCGCCGAGATCCGGAAGCTGGATGCGGGCTCGTGGTTCGATCCGAAGTTCAAGGGGACGCGGATTCCGACCTTCGCCGAGACCATCGACGCGCTGCGCGGCCGATCCGGCCTGTTCATCGAGCTCAAGCTCCCCGAGAAGTACGCAGGGATCGAGAAGGGGATTCTCGACGAGCTGAAGGCGAAGGGGCTCGATCGTCCCGGCGCCGATCCGAAGACGCCGGTGCTGCTGCAGTCGTTCACCGCGTCGAGTCTGCAGGTGCTCGCGAGTCTCGGCACCAAGCTGCCGGTGCACTTCCTGATCGCGGCGCGCGACGCGGCGCGGTGGCTCACACCGGAGGGGCTCGCCAGCGTGAAGGCCTTCGCCACGGGATTGAGCCCGGAAAAGACCATCGTCCGCGATCATCCCGAGGGGATTGCCGCGGCCCGGCAGCTCGGTATGCTCATCACGCCGTACACGTTCCGCGCGTCGGCGGTCGCCGGGTTCCCGGACGTGCGCGCGGAGATGGCGCACTATCTCGACGTCCTGCGCGTCGACGGCGTCATCACCGATAATCCCGACCAGATGCCGCGGCGCGCCTCCAGTCCCGGAGGTCGATGA
- a CDS encoding NAD-dependent epimerase/dehydratase family protein: MTTTSGRTVFVAGGSGTIGVPLVRALVGAGHKVFATTRSASKQALLWDLGATPVVVDALNAAALERAVRAARPTHVIHQLTALPKTAPKSAADLEPTNRLRDEGTRNLLRAAVAAGARRFIGGSFALIGAGVMPEAPQAGLDRAREAIQSMESQILGAARDGTIEGIVLRYGLFYGPGNPATDDMLDRVRRRRLPRVRGDAGKLPYIHLDDAVSATVAAIDHGASGSVYDIVDDRPASFSEMVDVMAELAHAPRPFTVPAWLPRLVAPYMARLLALQAPLSNAAAKQDLQWTPRFPSYREGLRQTIRLAAA, translated from the coding sequence ATGACGACGACAAGCGGGAGAACGGTATTCGTAGCGGGCGGCTCCGGAACCATCGGCGTGCCGCTCGTTCGTGCCCTGGTGGGCGCAGGGCACAAAGTCTTCGCGACCACGCGGTCCGCGTCGAAGCAAGCACTGCTGTGGGACCTCGGGGCGACGCCGGTGGTGGTCGACGCCTTGAATGCCGCGGCGCTGGAGCGCGCGGTCCGCGCCGCACGGCCGACGCACGTCATCCACCAGCTCACGGCGCTGCCGAAGACCGCGCCGAAGAGCGCCGCCGACCTGGAGCCGACCAACCGGCTCCGGGACGAAGGCACGCGGAACCTGCTGCGGGCGGCCGTCGCGGCGGGAGCCCGCCGGTTCATCGGCGGGTCGTTCGCGCTGATCGGGGCCGGGGTCATGCCCGAGGCGCCGCAGGCCGGACTGGACCGCGCGCGCGAGGCGATCCAGTCGATGGAATCGCAGATCCTCGGCGCGGCCCGCGACGGGACGATCGAGGGAATCGTCCTGCGCTACGGGCTGTTCTATGGGCCGGGGAACCCGGCGACGGATGACATGCTCGACCGCGTCCGGCGGCGCCGGCTTCCGCGCGTCCGCGGCGATGCCGGCAAGCTTCCGTACATTCATCTCGATGACGCGGTGAGCGCCACCGTCGCGGCGATCGATCACGGAGCCTCGGGCAGTGTGTACGACATCGTCGACGACAGGCCGGCGAGTTTCAGCGAAATGGTGGACGTCATGGCTGAACTGGCGCACGCACCGCGCCCGTTCACGGTGCCGGCGTGGCTGCCGCGCCTCGTCGCTCCGTACATGGCGCGGCTGCTCGCGCTCCAGGCGCCGCTGTCGAACGCCGCCGCGAAGCAGGACCTCCAGTGGACGCCGCGCTTTCCGAGCTATCGCGAGGGGTTGCGGCAGACGATCCGGCTGGCCGCCGCATGA
- a CDS encoding RNA polymerase sigma-70 factor — MDHLQEFQRCRPLLFSIAYRMLGSASDAEDILQDAWLRFARAGDAEVRSAKGYLTTIVTRLCLDHLKSARVSREQYVGPWLPEPILTEGDAQPEQSAVLAESLTLAFMVLLDTLSPDERAVFLLREIFEYSYAEIAEMLGSSEANCRQLFHRARQRVAAREPRSSRPYEEKQQLAERFARALRDGDGDALASVLAADVGFWGDGGGKVPATGRPVYGRPSVLNLLLGIRRVAAAMGVTMDDVGLQVREVNREPAILVRVRGQLNSVYTFTMRDDAISVIRVIRNPDKLGFIDAQLSGGVSSAPLLAPGP, encoded by the coding sequence ATGGATCATCTCCAGGAGTTTCAACGCTGCCGCCCGCTGCTGTTCTCGATCGCCTACCGGATGCTCGGCAGCGCGAGCGACGCGGAAGACATCCTGCAGGACGCCTGGCTGCGGTTCGCCCGCGCCGGCGATGCCGAGGTGCGTTCGGCGAAGGGGTATCTCACCACGATCGTCACGCGGCTTTGCCTCGACCACCTCAAATCGGCCCGCGTCTCGCGCGAGCAGTACGTCGGCCCGTGGCTGCCGGAGCCGATCCTGACCGAAGGGGACGCGCAGCCGGAACAGTCCGCCGTGCTCGCCGAATCGCTGACGCTCGCGTTCATGGTCCTCCTCGACACGCTCTCACCCGACGAGCGCGCGGTCTTCCTGTTGCGCGAGATCTTCGAGTACTCCTACGCCGAGATCGCGGAGATGCTGGGATCGAGCGAGGCGAACTGCCGGCAGCTGTTCCACCGCGCCAGGCAGCGCGTCGCCGCGCGGGAGCCGCGATCGAGCCGTCCCTACGAAGAGAAGCAGCAGCTCGCGGAGCGCTTCGCCCGCGCGCTCCGCGATGGCGACGGCGACGCGCTGGCCAGCGTGCTCGCGGCCGATGTCGGCTTCTGGGGCGACGGCGGCGGGAAGGTTCCGGCAACCGGACGCCCGGTGTACGGCCGGCCATCGGTGCTCAATCTGCTCCTCGGCATCCGGCGCGTCGCCGCCGCGATGGGCGTCACGATGGACGACGTCGGGCTGCAGGTGCGGGAGGTCAACCGCGAGCCGGCGATCCTGGTTCGTGTTCGCGGACAGCTCAACTCCGTCTACACGTTCACCATGAGGGACGATGCGATCTCGGTGATCCGCGTGATCCGCAATCCGGACAAGCTCGGGTTCATCGACGCACAGTTGTCGGGCGGTGTGAGCAGCGCTCCACTGCTGGCGCCGGGTCCCTGA
- a CDS encoding PilZ domain-containing protein: MAARSGAAASGLTLVRTEPRTDDPAPSDRRVHPRLTLSDLDWLNTIRLKYGPVVSLIDLSSGGAQIETTSRLNPGAPVVVQISGSGGEIAVPSTVVRSQVSRVAPYMMYRSALSFRRAIETAQPAVDKTSDAFTSLLSEHARMTGAIRRLSHACTGGDPAAIVGDDILTSTLGLIQSPAGRRAGDSFRRHLTVLFRDLTRGIEAAAPADTLLSALADRLRRSVPTRVIHIADGGTGIGPHREDTVYFDAAREGSVVARLVVEFPRDCQLEAWHLHFLRVAAQLVALVNDVSALRERAGHDPAVSPKSPPRASEPAPLPFAALPPAPVPAGVVEAAVPATMVWVPVVARYADGRVLKGYCRGFVPARGYVSVAPAPDAPQSAVSTLLLRHLKAVFFVHDLAGAPPDVEPTPAARGRDIIVTFMDGEVLSGTTLNYAVDGAGFYLSPHDQRGNNLRIFVINEAVRHVQFP, encoded by the coding sequence ATGGCAGCTCGCTCCGGCGCCGCGGCCTCCGGCCTGACGCTTGTACGAACCGAACCGCGCACGGACGACCCCGCGCCATCCGACCGCCGCGTCCATCCGCGCCTGACGCTCTCGGATCTCGACTGGCTGAATACCATCCGTCTGAAGTACGGCCCGGTGGTGTCGCTGATCGATCTGTCATCGGGTGGTGCGCAGATCGAAACCACCAGCCGGCTGAATCCGGGCGCACCCGTGGTCGTGCAGATCTCGGGCAGCGGCGGCGAGATCGCGGTGCCCTCGACGGTGGTGCGCAGCCAGGTTTCGCGGGTGGCGCCGTACATGATGTATCGCAGCGCGCTGTCCTTCAGGCGGGCGATCGAGACGGCGCAGCCCGCCGTCGACAAAACGTCTGACGCGTTCACCAGTCTTCTCAGCGAGCACGCGCGCATGACGGGGGCGATCCGCCGGCTCTCGCACGCCTGCACCGGCGGCGACCCCGCGGCGATCGTCGGCGACGACATCCTCACCTCCACACTCGGGCTGATTCAGTCGCCGGCCGGACGGCGCGCGGGAGACAGCTTCCGGCGGCACCTCACGGTCTTGTTCCGCGACCTGACGCGCGGCATCGAAGCCGCGGCGCCGGCCGACACGCTGCTGTCCGCGCTCGCGGACCGTTTGCGGCGCTCGGTCCCCACGCGTGTGATCCACATTGCGGACGGCGGAACGGGGATCGGGCCACACCGCGAGGACACGGTCTACTTCGACGCGGCGCGCGAGGGGAGCGTGGTGGCGCGCCTGGTGGTGGAATTTCCGCGCGACTGCCAGCTCGAAGCCTGGCACCTGCACTTCCTCAGAGTGGCGGCGCAGCTCGTCGCGCTCGTCAACGACGTGTCGGCGCTGCGCGAACGCGCCGGGCACGATCCGGCCGTTTCACCGAAGAGCCCTCCGCGCGCGTCCGAGCCGGCGCCGCTGCCGTTCGCCGCGCTGCCGCCCGCGCCAGTGCCCGCGGGGGTCGTCGAGGCGGCGGTTCCGGCCACGATGGTCTGGGTACCGGTCGTGGCGCGGTACGCGGACGGACGCGTGCTGAAAGGATATTGCCGCGGTTTCGTGCCGGCCCGCGGCTACGTCTCGGTCGCGCCGGCGCCGGACGCGCCGCAATCGGCGGTATCGACGCTGCTGCTGCGTCATCTGAAGGCGGTGTTCTTCGTCCACGACCTGGCCGGCGCGCCGCCGGACGTCGAGCCCACCCCGGCGGCACGCGGCCGTGACATCATCGTCACCTTCATGGACGGCGAGGTCCTGAGCGGGACGACGCTGAATTACGCGGTGGACGGCGCGGGCTTCTACCTCTCACCCCACGATCAGCGCGGCAACAACCTGCGCATCTTCGTGATCAACGAAGCCGTCCGGCACGTCCAGTTCCCCTAG
- a CDS encoding VWA domain-containing protein: MTRFLTSSIAVASAGILLAAAPQQPVFRTASDAVRVFVTVLDRDGRLVTGLTQDKFEVRDEGKPQPITQFDNKPQPIRLIVLLDVSGSMAGNLPLLRGAAEQLFTRLLPGDQARVGSFGHEVVLAPAFTSDRRELTASLPTAIAPDAPTPLWRAVVQAIRAFDGADDRRKVILVLSDGKDSGPISFRDRPSSQADAIDRARDEDVMIYGIGMRSRGARPPQTGAGPGGLQAMLLADMPDPGLARVAEETGGGYTEIRFGQDLGAAFAAVADELHTQYLLAFAPPQRDGKVHDVSVRVSEKGLKPRARRSYVAPKAERPASDVR, translated from the coding sequence ATGACCAGGTTTTTGACGAGCTCGATCGCCGTCGCGTCCGCCGGCATCCTCCTCGCGGCGGCGCCGCAGCAGCCGGTCTTCCGCACCGCGAGCGACGCGGTCCGCGTCTTCGTCACCGTGCTCGATCGCGACGGCCGTCTCGTCACCGGCCTGACGCAGGACAAGTTCGAGGTCCGCGACGAGGGGAAGCCGCAGCCGATCACGCAGTTCGACAACAAGCCGCAGCCGATCCGGCTGATCGTGCTGCTCGACGTGTCGGGCAGCATGGCGGGGAACCTGCCGCTGCTGCGCGGCGCGGCGGAGCAGTTGTTCACCCGGCTGCTGCCCGGCGACCAGGCGCGGGTCGGATCCTTCGGCCACGAGGTCGTCCTCGCGCCGGCGTTCACGAGCGACCGCCGCGAGCTCACCGCGTCCTTGCCGACGGCAATCGCCCCGGATGCGCCGACGCCGCTCTGGCGCGCCGTCGTCCAGGCGATCCGCGCATTCGACGGCGCCGACGATCGGCGGAAGGTGATCCTGGTCCTCAGCGATGGCAAGGACAGCGGGCCGATCAGCTTCCGCGATCGCCCGTCCAGCCAGGCGGACGCGATCGATCGCGCGCGCGACGAAGACGTGATGATTTACGGCATCGGGATGCGAAGCCGCGGCGCGCGCCCGCCGCAGACCGGCGCCGGCCCGGGCGGACTGCAGGCGATGCTGCTCGCCGACATGCCGGATCCGGGGCTGGCTCGAGTCGCCGAAGAAACCGGCGGCGGCTACACCGAGATCCGCTTCGGCCAGGATCTCGGCGCGGCCTTCGCCGCGGTCGCCGACGAACTGCACACGCAGTATCTGCTGGCGTTCGCGCCGCCCCAGCGAGACGGCAAGGTGCACGACGTCAGCGTCCGCGTCAGCGAGAAGGGTCTGAAGCCTCGCGCCCGCAGGAGCTACGTCGCGCCGAAAGCGGAGCGCCCCGCCTCCGACGTTCGCTGA